Proteins co-encoded in one Apteryx mantelli isolate bAptMan1 chromosome 4, bAptMan1.hap1, whole genome shotgun sequence genomic window:
- the GPR135 gene encoding G-protein coupled receptor 135 has protein sequence MEPAAPWSNLSRGGGGGNDTAAAAAAAAAGWSAAALASQALALLLIFALSALGNGAVVLVIARHRQLRTVTNAFVLSLSLSELLGALLCLPLAFLSLLSRPPGAWLFGQRLCLASAALHAGLGIAATLTMALLSFDRYCAIVRQPRRKMGRRRAARLLAAVWLAALALAGPWYGLAGEGRREARPGAYRCVYVLPWGSSRLGPPYGAALIVLCYLLPFALMCFCHYNICRAARLAESRVRPLTTYGHLLRAYGEMRTATTVLIMIVSIICCWGPYCVLGLAAAAGRLPFSPTMDAVASGMAWANGAINPLIYAARNPNISVLLRRSREGGYRTRSDVAAYLSAPGRRPEPRGRAERVHERYVNQPGGAPGGAPSSSSPASGAEMAMWACKNPAILFCRDGQPDTVSEATLQVKADTVDTSL, from the coding sequence ATGGAGCCCGCCGCGCCCTGGAGCAACctctcccgcggcggcggcggcggcaatgacaccgcggcggcggcggcggcggcggcggcggggtggtcggcggcggcgctggcctcGCAggcgctggcgctgctgctcATCTTCGCCCTGTCGGCGCTGGGCAACGGCGCCGTGGTGCTGGTGATCGCCCGGCACCGGCAGCTGCGCACGGTCACCAACGCCTTCGTGCTGTCGCTGTCGCTGTCGGAGCTGCTGggcgccctgctctgcctgcccctGGCCTTCCTCAGCCTGCTgagccgcccgcccggcgcctgGCTCTTCGGGCAGCGCCTGTGCCTGGCCAGCGCCGCCCTGCACGCCGGCCTGGGCATCGCCGCCACCCTCACCATGGCCCTGCTCTCCTTCGACCGCTACTGCGCCATCGTCCGCCAGCCCCGCCGCAAGatgggccgccgccgcgccgcccgcctcctGGCCGCCGTCTGGCTGGCGGCCCTGGCCCTCGCCGGGCCCTGGTACGGCCTGgcgggcgaggggcggcgggaggcccggcccggcgcctacCGCTGCGTCTACGTGCTGCCCTGGGGCTCGTCCCGCCTGGGGCCGCCCTACGGCGCCGCCCTCATCGTGCTCTGCTACCTGCTGCCCTTCGCCCTCATGTGCTTCTGCCACTACAACATCTGCCGGGCCGCGCGGCTGGCCGAGAGCCGCGTGCGGCCCCTCACCACCTACGGGCACCTGCTGCGCGCCTACGGCGAGATGCGCACGGCCACCACCGTCCTCATCATGATCGTCTCCATCATCTGCTGCTGGGGGCCCTACTGCGTGCTGGGGCTGGCCGCCGCCGCTGGCCGCCTGCCCTTCTCGCCCACCATGGACGCCGTGGCCAGCGGGATGGCCTGGGCCAACGGCGCCATCAACCCCCTCATCTACGCCGCCCGCAACCCCAACATCTCCGTGCTGCTGCGGCGCAGCCGCGAGGGCGGCTACAGGACTAGGAGCGACGTGGCCGCCTACCTCTCGGCCCCGGGCCGCCGGCCGGAGCCCCGGGGCAGGGCCGAGCGCGTCCACGAGCGCTACGTCAACCAGCCCGGTGGCGCCCCGGGCGGCGCCCCGTCCTCCTCCAGCCCGGCCAGCGGGGCAGAGATGGCCATGTGGGCCTGCAAGAACCCGGCCATCCTCTTCTGCCGGGACGGGCAGCCTGACACCGTCTCGGAGGCCACCTTGCAGGTCAAAGCGGACACGGTCGACACCAGCCTCTGA